The sequence GGGCCGTATGGTCCGCGAAAGAGAGAGACTAGTGGGTATGACAAATGAGGAAAGAGCATGGAGAAAACAATGGTTGCAAGATCAAATACTGTCTCCTAACGAACCCAGGCGTGTACCCGAATTGGAACGAGAGTTAATGAATCCTATTCGAAGGGCGTACAGAAAGCCATTGGACGTTATATTTAATGCTCTGAAGCCTACTATTGTGAGTGTTAATAGTGTAGTTGTGATAACCTCATTTAGAATGTTCCCAAAACATtgtattgtttgtttatttgtagGGAGAGCGCCGAGCGCAGATTGCACGGTACGTCACCGGAAAAGTCTTTATATCGTTGTTCGCCATATATGCAACGACGTACTACTTCAAATACAATGCAAACGTAAGTTTTCTAGCTGCTATACCCATTACACTTTGCTCGTTAAATGGTTTGGTAACTGATGTTAATCAATTGACATGGCATTGCTCAGcgtttgtaatttttgtttgctCAATATAGTTACATTTGCATGCCATCGGGTTTTAGAAGAGGAGAGAGAATGAAAGAGGGGAGTGCACAGTGTAACACTGATTTGCTATTCTGAACAGAACTTGTAAATTGCTTCTCAGTTTAATCTCTGAAGTATTATGTACTCAGCAGCCATGTATTGATATGTGAATGTTCTGCTCCACTAAACAAGGAAAAGTTATCTTCTTTATACGTTGTGTAACCTTAAATGCACAGAAAATTAATTTATACTGAAGTTAAAAGATAAAACTGTCATTGACTCAAAGGTTTGTTTGATAGCTGCAATGCTTTCTTAACCATAGCCCTATCGGAGGTGACATGTCGTCGTCATACTCAGACTTTTGAACAGACTTATTTAAGTCAGTTATAAGGGGACCTACACTTCCATGTGGATTCTGAACCACAATTCAGTTTGAGATTTTTCATATTAACAAGCATTTCCAGAGGTGAAATTCTAAAACTTGGCAGTAATGGGACCTTGGGCCACTTACTTAAGAAAACAAAAAGTTATGGCATTCATTACATCCCTTTTACATGGATTATTACCTCCACAATAAAATTCAGAGGTTGACTTCATGCTCAATAAATAAAATGTGCAAGTGTATGTGGAAAAAGTGCCCTTGAGATGCAATGTTGGATGAACTTCAGTTCGTGGCTTCCATCATCTTCCAAAGTCATTAAaggacttaaaaatttaaaatgtgtgtaTTTGACCCAGATGTCTTATGAAAGTCCCAGACTCATCCATATCAGACACTGAACAAACCTACAGCTGAATCATTACAAACAATTTGTCTTGGTaatcttttttttccccctgtTTTGCTGTGCACTTCAGTTCTGTGGAGGAATCATCGTCTTGGTGTGTCCCCTGCAAAAGTATTTCCTTTCTTCACAGTAAATGTgaataaacttaatttttttcaaaGCGTGTTCATATTTGAAGATTGGCTCGATTTGGTTAAAATTCTAGAGATCCTATATTTCCTTGTTAAGAAGGTTTGCACAGTCATGACCAgtatgtggcacacattttcagcacaATTTTTGCAATTTTTCCTCGTGTTGTAACCTAAGTATGTGTCTGTCTGTATTATTTTTACTGAAATACACACATGAGGTAACCCCCAGTCTTTCACAGTAGCATGTGCAAGTAAGAGCTTCTCGGTTTGTATTGCCTAGAATCAAAGTGATGGCAACTGGTACTGGTGCAGTGTGTCTCCTTTCTACAGGTGAAGTGCCAGAGTTCAGACCTCTCCAGAGGTAGGTTGTGGGTGTGTTAAGGCTAATCCAGCAGTGTGAAGAAGCTGTATTGAACACGCCATGTGAATTACAGACAACAGGTCATATTATTGTGACAGAATATTACCTGAAGAAAGGACACAAAGTATAATGTGGAAATCCTTGCCAATGCATTGTTGAATTGGGATTTGATAAGAGGCAGCAGAGATTTGTTTACAGTGTCGACCCAGCTTGTGCTGTCCAATGAATCACCACATCACAATGGATAAACTGGTATCCAAACTGTGAAAAGTTTCAATGGGATAAACATACTAGAACAGATTATTGCTCAGAGCTTGTTTCATATGAGAATATATTTAAGAAGGAAAGGGTATTGTGAATGCTGGCAGCATAATATAATTGGATCAAGAGTGCTTTACATCTGGAACTTGTTCCAATTTGTGAAACATCAATGAAATGAAAACGTATCAACATTGCAAGAagtaattatattgctttaaataatgTTTTTTCTGGATGCAGTTTATCATAGTGGATCACTGTACCCTGACTTCTGGTGTCATGGTTCATTGACTGTTTAAAGGTAACAACTCGCTCAATTATTCAGGTGCCGATTTGTTAATGAGGGCATATACATTGCTTAAGCcatagagaaagggagagagaaaaCAGATGTAAAAcatgtaataaattattttgtatcagaCTGGAGCAAGAGTTAAAAATACAGATAGCTGCCTTTTGTAGTAAAAGCGTTGGGGTGGAGGGGTCAGCTCTTGTGGTGAACTTTTGGAGTGTATCGTTGTCCTCAGAGGTGAGGCTCAAAAGTTGGTACTTGCCTCCATAATTTTTTCATAGTTGTCACAGCATTTAACATACCAAGAACAAAAGGATTTCGTCCTCACAGTGTTATGCTTTTATAAATCATTTCCACTACAGTCTATCTGCACTATTCTCATCCCTTTCTGTTTCTATTTTCTTCCTTCTATCTCACCTGTTAATCTTGTGCTGTTATATCTTGTTCCATGTCAGACAGGCCTACCTCGTCTCTACATTGATTCCTTTTGAATTGCTGCTACACATTTCTGTTACATACCATTATGTTTGACAAGTATGTAACGAGGAAATTGCTGAAAACAATGTTATTAGGATAGACGTTTCTTAAATTTATAATATTCAttagcatattattattattattagtagtagtagtagtagtagtagtagtagtagtagtatatggCTCTTGTAGTATACAAATTTTAATGTTGATTCTCTAAGGACATGTGATTCGATGTAAGAGATGCCCTGAAGGTTCTAATCATGCCACATAAAATTGTCTTGGTGCTGAGACACTGGACCCACATTTGAGGGAATGACTGTTCAAATCTCCATCAgatcatttaggttttctgtggtttccgttAAATTCTTAGAGACAGATTTTTGCCTTTGGAAACTGCAAGTCTAATTTCCTGGGTAAGTTCTAGTGTGGGAATCCAGTTCTCAGCTTTGAGCCACATCATCATGTGTAATATCATGAGTTTACACTGCAAAGAATATAAgtggtctacatctatactctgcaaaccactatgaggtgcatggcagaaggtacatgCCATTCTGCCAGTTATTgcggtttcttcctgttctattaACATATGGTGCTTggggagaatgattgtttgaatgcctctgtgcgtgcagtaattattataatcctatcctcacaatccctgtgtgagcGACATGTAGCAGGTTGTAGTAcacccctagagtaatcatttaaagacggTTCTTCGAACTTTGTTAATAGAATTTCTTGGGATAGTTTCCatgtgtcttcaagagtctgccatttcagttccttcagtatctctgacaccctcccatggattaaacaaacctgtgaccatttttgCTGCCCTTCTCTTTATGCATTCGATGTCccggtacaaggattaaattggggcaattctcctgtgttttcctttgtaaaggaacatttgaaaactgagtacaGCGTTTGCTTTACTACTCTTAATTTTGGTTCCTATCTCATTTACTAGGGAATGGACATTAACTTtgctgccactaacagcctttacatacaaacagaatttctttggattttgtgaaatgtcatttgacaatattcttattgcagtagtcattgaaggcatcacacattgctctcttgacagccaagcgCGTTTCATTCACCACCTCTCTGTCTGCAACCCTTCgccttgttttacacctattatgcagtaatctattTCTTTagaccagaatgagattctcactctgcagtggagtgtgtgctgatacgaaacttcctggcagattaaaactgtgtgccggaccgagactcaaactcggggcctttgcctttcacgggaaagtactctaccgacttcacagaagcttggaaggtaggagacgaggtactggcggaattaaagctgtgaggatggggcgtgagttgtgcttggatagctcagttggtagagcgcttgcttggatagctcagtcggtagagcgcttgcttggatagctcagtcggtagagcgcttgcttggatagctcagtcggtagagcgcttgcttggatagcccagtcggtagagcgcttgcttggatagcccagtcggtagagcacttgcttggatagcccagtcggtagagcgcttgcttggatagcccagtcggtagagcgcttgcttggatagcccagtcggtagagcgcttgcttggatagcccagtcggtagagcgcttgcttggatagcccagtcggtagagcgcttgcttggatagcccagtcggtagagcgcttgcttggatagcccagtcggtagagcgcttgcttggatagcccagtcggtagagcgcttgcttggatagcccagtcggtagagctctTGCTTGgatagcccagtcggtagagcgcttgcctggATAGCCCAGTCGGTGGAGCGCTTGCCTGGATAGcccagtcggtggagcacttgcctggatagcccagtcggtggagcacttgcctggatagcccagtcggtggagcacttgcctggatagcgcagtcggtggagcacttgcctggatagcgcagtcggtggagcacttgcctggatagcgcagtcggtggagcacttgcctggatagcgcagtcggtggagcacttgcctggatagcgcagtcggtggagcacttgcctggatagcgcagtcggtggagcacttgcctggatagcgcagtcggtggagcacttgcctggatagcgcagtcggtggagcacttgcctggatagcgcagtcggtggagcacttgcctggatagcgcagtcggtggagcacttgcctggatagcgcagtcggtggagcacttgcctggatagcgcagtcggtggagcacttgcctggatagcgcagtcggtggagcacttgcctggatagcgcagtcggtggagcacttgcctggatagcgcagtcggtggagcacttgcctggatagcgcagtcggtggagcacttgcctggatagcgcagtcggtggagcacttgcctggatagcgcagtcggtggagcacttgcctggatagcgcagtcggtggagcacttgcctggatagcgcagtcggtggagcacttgcctggatagcgcagtcggtggagcacttgcctggatagcgcagtcggtggagcacttgcctggatagcgcagtcggtggagcacttgcctggatagcgcagtcggtggagcacttgcctggatagcgcagtcggtggagcacttgcctggatagcgcagtcggtggagcacttgcctggatagcgcagtcggtggagcacttgcctggatagcgcagtcggtggagcacttgcctggatagcgcagtcggtggagcacttgcctggatagcgcagtcggtggagcacttgcctggatagcgcagtcggtggagcacttgcctggatagcgcagtcggtggagcacttgcctggatagcgcagtcggtggagcacttgcctggatagcgcagtcggtggagcacttgcctggatagcgcagtcggtggagcacttgcctggatagcgcagtcggtggagcacttgcctggatagcgcagtcggtggagcacttgcctggatagcgcagtcggtggagcacttgcctggatagcgcagtcggtggagcacttgcctggatagcgcagtcggtggagcacttgcctggatagcgcagtcggtggagcacttgcctggatagcgcagtcggtggagcacttgcctggatagcgcagtcggtggagcacttgcctggatagcgcagtcggtggagcacttgcctggatagcgcagtcggtggagcacttgcctggatagcgcagtcggtggagcacttgcctggatagcgcagtcggtggagcacttgcctggatagcgcagtcggtggagcacttgcctggatagcgcagtcggtggagcacttgcctggatagcgcagtcggtggagcacttgcctggatagcgcagtcggtggagcacttgcctggatagcgcagtcggtggagcacttgcctggatagcgcagtcggtggagcacttgcctggatagcgcagtcggtggagcacttgcctggatagcgcagtcggtggagcacttgcctggatagcgcagtcggtggagcacttgcctggatagcgcagtcggtggagcacttgcctggatagcgcagtcggtggagcacttgcctggatagcgcagtcggtggagcacttgcctggatagcgcagtcggtggagcacttgcctggatagcgcagtcggtggagcacttgcctggatagcgcagtcggtggagcacttgcctggatagcgcagtcggtggagcacttgcctcgATAGCCcattcggtggagcacttgcctggatagctcagtcggtagagcacttgcccatgaaaggcaaaggtcccgagttcgagtctcggtccagcacacagttttaatttgccaggaagttattTCTTTAGACATTTCTTTacggtgactgtataccatggatgttccctcccattatgaactattTTACTGGTTACATAACTATCCAGTGCGTGGGCAaccattcttttaaacttcagccagaGTGCCTGTACATGCTGCTGACCTGTGCTAGAAGTTTCAAGGTCATTGAGATAAGACattctgattttttatctagtttactgaacatatatatctttctgcttgttttagttgtactttggtaatcattgttgccacaactgtgtcatggtcactgatagcagttttgatgtggacattctcaaagagtACAGGTCTATTTGTTTCCATTAGATCCAGTATATTTTCATCATGATTGGGGTTCTTAACCACctattctaggtagttttcagaaaaggtatttagtaaagtttcacatggTGTCTTATCACACCTATCACTAGCAAAATTTTAATTTCCCCTATTAATTTTTGGGTGATGAAAGTCTCCATCAGTGATTACAGTGTGATTGGGAAACttgtgtacaagtgaactgaggttttctctgttATGGGTTACATCATGAAATGAGTCTGGTGGGAGGTAAAGGATCCAATTACAATTTTAttgcccatccctgatactgagtctttcccagtcaatctcatatgcagcttcaatttctctctcagtggatttgagttttttaTGTACTGTGACAACCACGTACATTTCCAATTTGGCTGTCCTTTTgatgtacacttaaattttccccaaaaatgtcACTGCTAGCAGTTTCAGGTTTCAaatagctttctgtacctagtattatttgAGCTCCACTGCTTTTCTTGAGTGCTTCAGACTCTGGGACCTGTTTCTAAATGTAGTCTGTGGTTGTCTTAGAAACTGGTATAAACTattctgtttattttgaatttgTTGCAATTTCCGAGAGTGGGGGTCAGGCAGAAATCTAAGAGCACAGCTTATGTTGCTACGAGTGAAATGATCAGCAGTcttatttaaaatttctgttttcacaaatatttgactcTTTTTTATGTGGCACGATTACTTATagaattttatttcattcctagaCCCTCACTGCTCTGTTTACTTCAGATGTACAGCTCAATTCAAATTTTCAGTTCcacgtttcatttttatttttttactttttttacagtGTAGTGCAATTTCTTCTGGgatttaatttctttcatgttGCTCTTtgtacttgagctatatagcttaATTCTAGTTGTTGtttctgtatttcattatttttgtgatttttagctATGTTTGTTTCCTGTTTGTTGTTTCATATATTTTACTGATACTGTGATTCTGAGGGTCTTATGGTAACTTACCAGTCAGAAGCCCATTTTCCGGTGGTTGTCCCAttagtttatatttattattaagaatTTCTGCAATTCTATAATTTTTGATTACTTTTTCTCATGAGAACTTTTATGAGTGTTGGTTGCCATTGTGAAATCTTGTGTGTGTTGCATCTTTGGATCCAGTataacgtcattggtcaaagctgagtGATGGAATTGTAGAGCAGAATTTCCTTCCTCAGTCTGAATGTTGGCTCCGTTAATAATAAACTCATTGCCAGTCAGACATTACACCCTAATCTTCCTTAAAGATTAAAATTCTTGGGCAACAGACATCTATGATGTGTTTTCCTTCAACAGTTCCATTAATTGTAGCTTGCTCATCAGTAGATGTTCAGATGAAGTGTAGGTGAAAGTACCTGttggatttttttatatttattatattttggttctCATAATTTATGTGAAGAATGTGGTTCAATTTCTCCCAGTGTACTTCATGACAAAAGAGTTCACAAGTGAACAGACGGTTgttagtgtccaacaggcacaatatttcggcaagtgaCCACATTGCATCATCTGGTGCGAACGAGATGATGGcgcctgatgatggcaatgtggtcacttgccgaaatattgtgcccgttggatacCCAACTGTTCACCTGGGAACACTTCTGTTATGTGAAGAATGTTTGGTACAATTGCAAGGTGCTCTACTTTAGTCACTAATAATTTCCTTTTGATTGGCAGTCAGCATCACATAGTATTACTTAATTGTCATCATTCATAAATCTGGATACAGTGCGATTCCTGGTCTGTTTCAGGATTGGACAAGGAAAGGAGGCTGGAGAGTACTTGTCAGCCGCAAGCGCGTCGTTCCCGGAGACCCAGAATATCCTAAGTTGTCTGATAGACAAGTGCCTGCAGACTACGCCTCCAGGGGCTTCAAAAACTCACCTATATAATCAGTATCTTCAATGTAGAAAACTTCACTGTACAGTAATATTATGCTATTGTAAAATAAAATGGAGTTTGTTAGTTTTGATCTCTAGAATTTTTGTACTTCCAGAAGTTTCtcacatttaccgtatttactcgaatctaagccgcacttttttccgatttttttgtaatccaaaaaaaccgcctgcggcttagaatcgagtgcaaagtaagcagaagttctgaaaaatgttggtaggtgctgccacaactaattTCTGCCGCCAACTCTATGTGCTGAATTTTTTCcttcctgtgagaagagatggttgctaataggaacctttatgaactgtgaatcacatgcagttttctcttcaccacaagaataatacgaatataaacattttgccatgtattgtttcgtgtttgctgctatcgcatttaaatcctgtctgcctaataaactacgaaactagagtgagacaacagcaaatgcggaagaatatacatatcatgtcatgtttatatttgtattattcttatgcctaatagtgatacagtcagaaatgaagcacagcaattgactagatttttaaatctaagaggactctaatttctgtgcagaatgatatgtactaaagaggcgtctgcaaagattttcaaacggagaaaaatttccgctgaactctcgttcagaacttcTATCATACGTagtatattatttggttcttgttgatcattagcaaagaaagcagcagtgtaagtaacaacaaatagcagtctgttGCCATTGTtacgctaatgagacgattcttctctctctcttttttaattgtaagcggccaTGCCGCGAGCAGTGACAGGGCATAAAcactcactatcagaatgcgacaaacagtgcatgacacagtacagtaatgcactttcagcttagagtgacataaacccCTATAAAAAGAGAAAGGCGCTTATCAGAtcgaagaaaaataagcaatcaattcaaacagcCAGacaaagcacatgaaaaaggaagggtacccgtataaatattgacggagcgcctgatgcatagcaatggctgcctggtaaaacttaactgctaagcttacgactcgaaccaaactactgtagctgtatcgtcattcattcgacctaaactgTGTCTCAtcttacaatggaccaactttgtttcaatttggaggtgcggcctaaaacttttttctccccttgaatttcgagtcaatACGGTAAGTTATTAAAACATGAACTGTATGAGATGAGTATTGCAACCACTTTGATGGTTGGCAGAAATGTGACATAATTGTCAGTATGTCTCGTATACATGCCATAGTTGTTTAGTAGTACTGTAAGTGACACTGGCATGAGGTTGCAATATTAACAGTGCCATATACAGATGACGATGTCTAATATTGACTATTGTGATATtgcaacaatggaaactccaggtaggaagaTCAACAatatagggaaagacagattgaTACGTACCGTAAataacatgttaagttgcagacagacataattaaaagacacttatgtaaagcttttggtcacagcctttATCAGGATAAGAGAAACGCGTACCATTCAtatacacaagcaagcataccttaTACACAAGACTGCCAACTCCAGTGTCTCTGGAGATGAGGTGTTCTTGCTTGCGTGTCTGAATGATGTGTGTTtcacttttgctgatgaaggctgtggctgaaagccttatataagtgtcttttaattatgcctgcctgcaacttaacaTATTGTCATATTTACATGCTTGTCAGAAAGAACAAACACGATCGGTCTGAGGAGCGTGCATGGTTAGCTGAAGTGGTTAAAGTGACTGCTCTCAGTATGTGGGAAATCTGGACCTGAGTCCTGATcagcacaaattttcgtgtgtcaCTTTTGGGTACCTAATACAGCTCATGTCAAGGAATTTGCAGTCGGTGAATAAATTTGGAAGTATTGTGAGATTTACTGCATTCTTGTGGTGATTGTATCATAAAAGGCTGTGTAAGAAGAAGAAGGTGAAGTGAGGTGGTGAATCTGTAATGAACTGGTTGTTCAGTATTTCATCTTTTGCACTGCTAATTGAAAATTGCATTCTATATCTGGAAAGGGAGTGCAATATTTATTGTGCACATTGCAATGTTTGTGGTAGACTACAAGTGGAACCATAGCAGGGAGAAGAAGAATGTTCTTTCTAGCTTAGTGTTTACATAGGAAGCATTGGACAGGTGGcattcacactcacacacactacaAACAGCATTGGTGGATGATGGCACTGtactgattctgattttgttggaTGGCAATAGCTAAAATTTTCTTAACTTGTTTTGGGACTTCTAATGTCGTGAGAAAAATGGTTAAATGAAAACCGGAGCAAGATATTAGTGGTGGCACATTATTGGGTATATACTTTACCTATGTTATGTGTTTGGTGTTATTGTGAGACCTTTTTTtgtaaatgacacacacacacacacacacacacacacacacacacacacacacacacacacacacacacacactctaccggCTGAACATACATTGCCAAGACTGCAGTTCGACAGATAGATTGGGGTGAAGGGTGCATCAGGTGGATTGTGCAGCTGAACAAGTATTGCCAAGACTGCAGTTTGACAGATTGGGATGAGGGGTGCATCAGATGGGATGGGTGGAGGAAGACATGAAGTGCGAGGATGAGGGAAAGGTGGGTGATGGCTTGGAAGGAGGCAGCAGGTGTGCAGGAGAGAAATGTGACACATGGGCATTGGAGCCAGTGAGTTTACGTGATGCATGATCAGGAGGAGTGGGTTGGAGAGGGGTGGCAGGGCAGAGGAAATGTACACTATTGGGTGCAAGGTGTGGGTGCAGTGGTTTAACTGAGACTGAGACCAAAAGGATTACGGGAACAAAGgatatattgtaaggataacttccatccaTGTAGTTCAGGCATCTGGTGTTGGGGCAATGATCCAGAGGGCACAGATTGTGAAGCAGTATTGTGGGCACGTTGTGCTCGAGCAGCACGTTGTGCAACTGAATGGGCAACTCTGCTATCGGCCACAGTTTGGTGGCGGATAGTCATTCTGGTGGACAGTTGGTTAGTGCCCActtaaaatgctgtgcagaaattgcagtAGAGCTGGTATATCACatagttgctttcacaggtggccctgccggTGACAGGATAGGGTAAACGTATAACAGGACTACAGTAGGATTTGCTGTGTGAGTGAATTGGACAGGACTCgcacctgtgtcttccacaggTATTATATCCCTGCGGATTGGGAGTGCTGGCATAGGAGTGGACTAGGATGTTGCATAGCTTGGGTGAACAGTGGAGTACTAATTTAGGAGAGGTGGGGAGGATTGTCTGATTCCAGGGCATGGCAATAAAAATTGTGAAAGCTGCCATGCAGATTGATGcgctcattgaaaataaaaaaaaataaagaaagaaatgatcCAGGAGAGAGTAATTTCCAGCGATTGCTCTGTACATTCTCAAAGCACATGCAAAGGGGTTTTACTTAACATTTAAAACAGATCAGAAATAATAGCAATTCTCTGTTATAAACTATATATGTGGTATGTGTTCATATAATATAAAGCACACTCTATGTTTAGCAAACATAGATACTCGTCATACATGTTATAGCATTCTTACTTGTATTTCATAGTAAATTATGTATGATGAAGTCCTGTTAAATAAGTTCTGTGTCCGCATCCATAGTCTAGTGGTAGCTTTACCACCTACCACacagggggcccgggttcaattccggCAGGGGacttgcaagtcgccgatgtggcgtcacctaaaaaggacttgtaaTACGGAGGCCGAACTCCCCCAAATGGGGCCTTCCGGCcgacaatgccatatgatcatttcatttttatgacCATGTGGCATCTCTCTTTGCTTCAGGGCTTAGAATGTTATAAACAATTTTATCCAGGATGTGCATCTGGGAACAAAAAGCTCTTATTTtatatgtatctattttatttgttCCAGTAAATCTCTCACATACTCTCTCAGATATTGG comes from Schistocerca piceifrons isolate TAMUIC-IGC-003096 chromosome 8, iqSchPice1.1, whole genome shotgun sequence and encodes:
- the LOC124711698 gene encoding uncharacterized protein LOC124711698; the encoded protein is MASDTGGVKPMPIAGRMVRERERLVGMTNEERAWRKQWLQDQILSPNEPRRVPELERELMNPIRRAYRKPLDVIFNALKPTIGERRAQIARYVTGKVFISLFAIYATTYYFKYNANDWTRKGGWRVLVSRKRVVPGDPEYPKLSDRQVPADYASRGFKNSPI